The sequence CTTGTCGACTTTTGGGATGACGACACCTCTTGGGGCCAGGATCGGATGGCGAAAACCTTCAATAACGTTGGTAATGTAGGCGAAGCTTTACGCCGTCAGGCGCATGTTTTGATGCCTTTGACAAGCCCCATTTCCTATATGAGCGCCATTCCCCAAGATCCTTTTGTTCCGAATAATCTAACCGCTGTATCCGGCGGACATTCGGAGCGGTTCGGCATCGAAGGAAACGATGCTTATTATTACGCTGATGAAGATCCCGCAAATCCCAACGGACAGGACCACGGCGGCACCGCTTACGATCCCCCGTTGAAGAAAGGGGATTATATTCTGATGGCCTTTGGTCCCGCCGCTAAAGAGATGTACGGCGGCAGCAATGGCATCCGTTATGGCGTTCCCTACGATTCGTCCAACGGCATCGTCAGCATCGGCGACATCATGATGAAATCGGGCGGCGGCATTGTTACCATCAACAGAGCCGGCGGAAGAAGCTAACTCTCATTTGTAGATTACGCGATAAATACGGGGCGAACAAAACGCCCGCCCCGTATTTTTCTTTTTTTGGGGGGAACGAATTTTCCGTTTTCATTTATTCTTGCATTTCATACATAACCGCCCATACGCTCATGCAGGCGTCGTGGTAGCGTTTTTTCTTCTTGGGGATCGTACTTTTCAAACTTTCGTATTTCATCTCGAAGATATATTTCGACAAAGTACTGGCGACGTGAATGGCCGGTATCACGGCGTAATAGCGGTAATCCCCTTGCTCGTCCTTGACGATCTCCGCATCGGGAAACAGTTCTTTGATAGCGCCCGCCTCCCGCGCCCGCACTAGGCGCATATCGGGATTTTCCCGGCAATAGACGATGGAAATAAACGCTC comes from Candidatus Omnitrophota bacterium and encodes:
- a CDS encoding prepilin-type N-terminal cleavage/methylation domain-containing protein — translated: MKKAGFTLIELLIVVAIIGILAAIAVPNFLNAQIRAKTARSYSDMKNTMTGIEQLRLDKGVLLVDFWDDDTSWGQDRMAKTFNNVGNVGEALRRQAHVLMPLTSPISYMSAIPQDPFVPNNLTAVSGGHSERFGIEGNDAYYYADEDPANPNGQDHGGTAYDPPLKKGDYILMAFGPAAKEMYGGSNGIRYGVPYDSSNGIVSIGDIMMKSGGGIVTINRAGGRS